From Halobacillus sp. Marseille-Q1614, one genomic window encodes:
- a CDS encoding primase C-terminal domain-containing protein, with product MDVSRVIEFITHRSLKTYKPRGSKASLPKQHEAYKQDFEKRGVVFVSPSKEDLMQGKGHIVTSYETLHTQSRQLTHWTPNTFLGGTYIDFKERIIQGHTKENLKQINAFVVDIDTKNTDLFAFFLACEEEGLPAPNAILETPRGYQFYFVLETPMFLTKASNYQVLKVADRIVANIKEALASHVPIDPGCNPFGFYRIPNPKNILYFDDQQTTSAAAFIEWSKAYEKRKRKGAFHVVYAPNQNDQIHQEWYRALLNSTHIEQGHYMNSRNNALLTLAIANYASGRTYEAAFNELDQFNSQLENPMSPREFTRTMKSAYSGRYKGAKKEYIQGLIGQWTDQSINLAAGQGWYKFKKAREDRERSHYDEWEQDILDYLKVHTSSEKELTDVFICDSQVKLAERLGMAVSSLKEVFKRSKKLMKVVKGKGRGQKTYIASREVLFKCFLQLRKKLIRDGVTWRSMYQAFLFEDQSLEYVFKWFFLPFEEWVIEYEKRCRTPMIC from the coding sequence ATGGATGTATCCCGCGTGATCGAATTTATTACTCATCGTAGTTTAAAAACCTATAAACCGAGAGGTTCCAAAGCATCTCTGCCCAAACAGCATGAAGCTTATAAACAAGACTTTGAGAAGAGGGGAGTGGTTTTTGTCTCCCCTTCCAAAGAGGATTTGATGCAAGGAAAAGGACATATCGTTACCTCTTATGAGACGTTACATACCCAATCCCGCCAGCTGACGCATTGGACCCCTAACACGTTTTTAGGCGGCACCTACATAGATTTTAAAGAACGTATCATTCAAGGCCATACGAAAGAAAATTTAAAGCAAATCAATGCCTTTGTCGTTGATATTGATACCAAAAATACGGACTTGTTTGCGTTTTTCTTAGCGTGTGAAGAAGAAGGATTGCCGGCTCCTAATGCCATTTTAGAAACGCCTCGAGGCTATCAGTTCTATTTTGTCCTGGAAACCCCGATGTTTCTAACGAAAGCCAGTAATTATCAGGTGCTCAAAGTGGCTGATCGTATTGTCGCGAACATCAAAGAAGCATTGGCCAGCCATGTGCCGATTGATCCAGGATGTAATCCTTTTGGTTTTTACCGGATCCCTAATCCTAAAAACATTCTTTATTTTGATGATCAGCAAACGACGTCCGCCGCTGCTTTTATCGAATGGTCCAAAGCGTATGAGAAAAGAAAGCGCAAAGGAGCTTTCCACGTGGTCTATGCTCCCAATCAGAATGATCAGATCCATCAAGAATGGTATCGGGCGCTTCTCAACTCTACTCATATCGAACAAGGACACTATATGAACAGTCGCAATAATGCCTTGTTGACGCTGGCCATTGCGAATTATGCCAGTGGCCGTACATATGAAGCTGCTTTTAATGAGTTAGATCAATTCAACTCTCAGTTAGAAAACCCCATGAGCCCAAGAGAGTTTACACGTACCATGAAGTCGGCGTACTCGGGGCGCTACAAAGGAGCCAAGAAGGAGTATATTCAAGGGTTAATCGGTCAATGGACCGATCAATCGATTAACCTTGCTGCCGGTCAAGGATGGTATAAGTTTAAAAAAGCGAGAGAAGACCGTGAACGCTCTCATTATGACGAATGGGAACAAGACATTTTAGACTATCTAAAAGTACATACAAGCTCTGAAAAAGAGCTAACGGATGTGTTTATTTGTGATTCCCAAGTCAAGTTAGCGGAACGTTTAGGGATGGCTGTCTCTTCTTTAAAGGAAGTATTCAAACGTTCCAAAAAGCTTATGAAAGTAGTGAAAGGCAAAGGCCGTGGTCAAAAAACATACATTGCCAGTCGAGAAGTTCTATTCAAGTGCTTTTTACAGCTGCGTAAAAAGCTTATTCGTGATGGAGTGACCTGGAGATCTATGTACCAAGCCTTTCTATTTGAGGATCAGTCGTTAGAATATGTTTTTAAGTGGTTCTTCCTTCCGTTTGAAGAATGGGTCATCGAATATGAAAAACGATGTAGGACCCCGATGATTTGTTGA
- a CDS encoding surface carbohydrate biosynthesis protein → MAKKTWLYLPIEGKARELEAKMLLAYYAIQENYCVVLGEHRMVEAAAAELPGGLFFLKGYPHSPRKKVMERAVTHGHCVVELDEEGLVFSDPSPYLNQRMKGDLFTFLTHEYCWGPYQKEIITKAYPQHASKCHMVGNPRFDLLRPKYRPLYQNEAKDIQAEYGDFILINTRFPLYNGSQRKKEGESHPSLLYIKQLYYQFIEMAKFLSLRFPETSIVLRPHPAENVASYQKALASYKNVSILHEGSVIQWLLAAKLVVHNGCTSSIEAFLLEKPIISYVPSLSSPAPALLLPDKLGIMATKVEEVESLARQILEENDFSFSVQGARSLLDRYYTGDEYSFTSILRLMKELPVPQEEFSGSPQIKYKAKSSKKLEHLFPSLLKKEILHFFEKLDAIEGKNKVYNVTSLGMNLYLIEDSGC, encoded by the coding sequence ATGGCTAAAAAAACTTGGTTGTATTTACCGATCGAAGGAAAAGCTAGAGAACTAGAGGCTAAAATGCTTTTAGCTTATTACGCGATTCAAGAGAATTATTGTGTCGTACTTGGGGAGCATCGAATGGTGGAGGCCGCAGCTGCCGAATTACCGGGAGGCCTATTTTTCTTAAAAGGCTATCCTCATTCGCCTAGAAAGAAAGTTATGGAACGTGCGGTCACCCATGGACATTGCGTGGTGGAACTGGATGAAGAAGGGTTGGTCTTTTCTGATCCTTCTCCTTACCTCAACCAAAGAATGAAGGGGGATCTGTTTACGTTCTTAACCCACGAATACTGCTGGGGCCCCTATCAAAAGGAAATCATTACCAAAGCTTACCCTCAACATGCTTCCAAATGTCATATGGTAGGAAACCCAAGGTTCGATCTTTTACGCCCCAAATACCGCCCATTATACCAAAACGAAGCGAAAGATATTCAAGCTGAATATGGCGATTTCATTCTTATTAATACTAGGTTTCCTTTGTATAACGGAAGCCAGAGAAAAAAAGAAGGAGAATCCCATCCCTCTTTGCTTTATATTAAACAATTATATTATCAATTTATCGAAATGGCGAAATTCCTTAGTTTAAGATTTCCCGAAACCTCGATCGTTCTTAGACCTCATCCAGCAGAAAATGTGGCTTCTTACCAAAAAGCCTTAGCTTCTTATAAGAATGTGTCGATCCTTCATGAGGGCAGTGTCATTCAATGGCTGTTGGCCGCTAAACTGGTCGTGCATAATGGGTGTACCTCAAGTATCGAAGCTTTTTTACTCGAAAAGCCGATCATAAGTTATGTCCCTTCCCTTTCATCTCCGGCCCCCGCCTTGTTATTACCTGACAAACTAGGAATAATGGCCACAAAGGTAGAAGAGGTAGAATCCCTCGCTCGCCAAATTTTAGAGGAGAATGATTTTTCCTTTTCCGTTCAGGGGGCTCGATCCCTTTTGGATCGTTACTATACGGGAGATGAATACTCCTTTACGTCAATCCTGCGCCTCATGAAAGAGCTCCCTGTGCCCCAAGAGGAATTTTCAGGGTCCCCTCAAATAAAATACAAGGCCAAAAGTAGTAAAAAATTAGAACATTTATTTCCTTCTTTATTAAAGAAGGAAATCCTCCACTTTTTTGAAAAGCTCGATGCTATTGAAGGGAAAAACAAGGTATACAACGTTACTTCTCTAGGTATGAATTTATATTTAATAGAAGACAGTGGATGCTAA
- a CDS encoding cytidylyltransferase domain-containing protein has protein sequence MKVVAIIQARMGSSRLPGKVLKTVLNKPLLEHQIERIREAKLIDEIVIATTFLKQDDPIVSLCEKLNVPYYRGSEIDVLERYHEAALSVKAQAIIRITSDCPIIDPLQIDKVVQVYLSVNDISPLRYVSNTLQRTYPRGMDTEVFSFSSLREAHIHAHTLKEREHVTPYMTSRPTTFSLTNVPYKNDESHHRWTVDTPEDLLLIKKIIEHLYPQSPLFTMERVLDLLNRHPQWMKINAHIAQKEG, from the coding sequence ATGAAAGTGGTGGCCATCATTCAGGCACGCATGGGATCTTCACGTTTACCAGGGAAAGTACTGAAAACCGTTCTTAACAAGCCTCTTCTTGAGCATCAGATCGAACGGATCCGTGAGGCAAAATTAATAGATGAGATCGTCATCGCTACCACTTTTTTAAAGCAGGACGATCCCATTGTTTCCCTGTGTGAAAAATTAAATGTTCCTTATTATAGAGGGTCTGAAATTGATGTCTTAGAAAGGTATCATGAAGCTGCCTTATCGGTGAAGGCTCAGGCCATTATCCGCATCACCTCAGACTGTCCGATCATTGATCCCTTACAAATAGATAAGGTCGTTCAGGTCTACTTATCGGTAAATGATATCTCTCCGCTACGATATGTTTCCAATACGCTGCAGAGGACCTACCCGAGAGGAATGGATACCGAGGTTTTTTCGTTTTCATCCTTACGAGAAGCCCATATCCATGCCCATACGCTTAAAGAAAGAGAGCATGTCACCCCTTATATGACGAGTCGCCCCACCACTTTTTCCCTAACCAATGTTCCCTATAAAAATGATGAAAGCCACCATCGCTGGACCGTAGACACTCCGGAAGATCTTTTGCTTATAAAGAAGATCATTGAACATCTATATCCCCAGTCCCCTTTGTTTACCATGGAAAGGGTTCTTGATTTATTAAACAGACATCCGCAATGGATGAAAATCAATGCTCATATTGCCCAAAAAGAAGGATGA
- a CDS encoding replication-relaxation family protein — MDFLLSEKRKEVLETIDRFGVITNRQLEKFLSYMGVNTIRRGRQQLIELGFIEERSFGRRKVSGITKKGSEYVGQIMTGASSSYSQLQHDLTVNEIVHALMQQYKEKSHSVTFRTEREITRQAFLSLSYDEVKKPNKLRHLSKEVPDFLLIFGDKPFAFEVELNRKTHQRIEKKIKQYKHSLEESTYAKVFYICKDEGIRNHVESFAKGVGVDIQFLMLHEVIDSEEV, encoded by the coding sequence ATGGATTTTCTTTTAAGTGAAAAACGGAAGGAAGTATTAGAGACGATTGATCGGTTTGGGGTGATTACGAATCGTCAGCTGGAGAAGTTTTTGAGTTACATGGGAGTTAATACGATAAGGCGCGGAAGGCAGCAGCTGATAGAATTAGGATTTATCGAAGAAAGGTCGTTTGGAAGAAGAAAGGTTAGCGGGATTACGAAGAAAGGTTCTGAATATGTTGGTCAGATCATGACGGGGGCAAGTTCTTCTTATTCGCAATTACAGCATGATTTGACGGTGAATGAGATTGTGCATGCTTTGATGCAACAGTATAAAGAAAAAAGTCATTCGGTGACGTTTCGTACAGAGAGGGAGATCACACGTCAAGCGTTTTTGTCTTTATCGTACGATGAGGTCAAGAAGCCGAATAAGCTCAGACATTTATCCAAAGAGGTTCCTGACTTCTTATTGATTTTTGGAGACAAACCTTTTGCTTTTGAAGTAGAGCTGAATCGTAAAACCCATCAGCGTATTGAGAAGAAAATTAAACAGTATAAGCATTCTTTGGAAGAAAGTACTTACGCTAAAGTTTTTTACATTTGTAAAGATGAAGGCATTCGTAACCATGTGGAATCTTTTGCAAAGGGGGTTGGCGTAGATATTCAATTCTTGATGTTACATGAGGTTATTGACAGCGAGGAGGTTTGA
- a CDS encoding SDR family NAD(P)-dependent oxidoreductase gives MFFNDKKILVIGGTGTIGQRLVSTILEEDPKLVKIYSRDEYKQYQLLNTFNNDDRLQAVIGDVRDFERLHQSMQGIDYVFHLAAMKQVAMCEHNPYEAVKTNVMGTENVINAAIAQKVKKVVFTSSDKAISPPNAYGATKLIGEKLISSAEQGREKGQTIFASVRFGNVMGSRGSVIPLFKEQILQQKKITITDKDMTRFMMTLQQATLLTIKALKEAKGGEVFVLKMPVIKLEDLGSLLIEEICKKHGMDSDEISIELMGLRPGEKMYEELMTYDESLEAWELPDMFIIPGNASNSLAYHQAKKPTPGTYGSMEQDPLDIAQLRTLLKEAHLI, from the coding sequence GTGTTTTTTAATGATAAAAAAATATTGGTCATTGGGGGTACAGGAACGATTGGCCAACGTTTGGTCTCAACTATCCTAGAAGAAGATCCCAAACTGGTTAAGATATATAGCCGGGATGAATATAAACAATATCAATTGCTCAATACATTTAATAATGATGATCGTTTACAGGCAGTAATTGGAGATGTAAGGGATTTTGAACGATTACATCAATCCATGCAAGGTATCGATTACGTCTTTCACCTTGCAGCAATGAAGCAGGTGGCTATGTGTGAGCATAATCCTTATGAAGCCGTCAAAACAAACGTGATGGGTACAGAAAATGTAATCAATGCGGCGATTGCTCAAAAAGTTAAAAAAGTGGTGTTTACGAGCTCTGATAAAGCTATATCTCCTCCAAATGCGTATGGAGCGACCAAATTAATTGGTGAAAAATTAATTTCTTCGGCCGAACAGGGGAGAGAAAAGGGGCAGACCATCTTTGCCAGTGTTCGGTTTGGAAATGTCATGGGGTCTAGAGGCTCCGTCATTCCCCTTTTTAAAGAGCAAATTCTTCAACAGAAGAAAATTACCATCACGGATAAAGACATGACTCGGTTCATGATGACTTTACAACAAGCGACCTTATTAACTATAAAAGCACTCAAAGAAGCTAAAGGCGGGGAAGTGTTTGTTTTAAAGATGCCTGTGATTAAACTAGAAGATTTAGGATCCCTCTTAATAGAAGAGATTTGTAAAAAGCATGGGATGGATAGCGATGAAATTTCCATCGAGCTCATGGGGCTAAGACCTGGCGAGAAGATGTATGAAGAGTTAATGACTTACGATGAATCTTTAGAAGCCTGGGAATTACCAGATATGTTTATCATCCCTGGGAATGCTTCTAACTCCCTGGCTTACCATCAAGCTAAAAAGCCGACCCCCGGAACGTATGGGTCCATGGAACAGGATCCCCTTGATATCGCACAATTACGTACTTTATTAAAGGAAGCCCATTTAATTTAA
- a CDS encoding dTDP-glucose 4,6-dehydratase, whose translation MNILVTGGAGFIGRWVVARLLEDGHQVWVLDDLSNGREENIKEFRKLPNFRKFIKGDIKDTTLIHDVFLESFDICYHLAASINVQDSIDDPRTTFLNDVVGTFNLLEECKEQRTKFVFMSTCMVYDRATNQDGIKETAPIKTASPYAGAKVAAENMVFSYYHTYDLPVTVLRPFNTYGPYQKTGGEGGVVAIFLKNQINGIPLQIYGDGTQTRDLLYVEDCARFVVEAGYSPKVNGEVLHAGLGQDISINALAKLIVQDEKLIQHIAHIHPQSEIPKLLCNFTKARKLLKWEPQFTLEEGIEKTKKWIKSTDLI comes from the coding sequence TTGAATATCCTGGTTACAGGCGGTGCGGGTTTTATAGGTAGGTGGGTCGTTGCTCGTTTGCTGGAAGACGGTCATCAGGTCTGGGTTCTAGATGATCTATCGAACGGAAGGGAAGAAAATATTAAGGAATTCCGAAAACTCCCCAACTTTCGGAAGTTTATTAAAGGTGATATCAAAGATACGACCTTGATTCATGATGTGTTTTTGGAATCCTTTGATATTTGCTATCACTTAGCTGCCAGTATAAATGTTCAGGACAGTATTGATGATCCCCGCACGACTTTTCTCAATGATGTCGTCGGCACGTTTAACCTTTTAGAAGAATGCAAAGAGCAAAGGACTAAATTTGTATTCATGAGTACCTGCATGGTGTACGACCGGGCCACAAATCAAGATGGGATAAAAGAGACGGCCCCTATCAAGACAGCCTCCCCTTATGCGGGGGCTAAGGTGGCTGCTGAAAACATGGTGTTCTCCTATTACCATACGTATGATCTTCCAGTGACGGTGCTTCGTCCTTTTAATACGTATGGTCCTTATCAAAAAACAGGGGGAGAAGGTGGGGTCGTTGCCATATTCTTAAAAAATCAAATCAACGGAATCCCTCTGCAAATTTATGGGGATGGGACGCAAACGAGAGATTTACTTTATGTAGAAGACTGTGCCCGGTTTGTCGTGGAAGCAGGTTATTCGCCTAAAGTAAATGGAGAGGTCCTTCACGCAGGACTGGGCCAGGACATTAGTATCAATGCTTTAGCTAAACTGATTGTTCAAGATGAAAAGCTGATTCAGCATATCGCTCATATTCACCCTCAAAGCGAGATTCCTAAGCTATTATGTAATTTCACGAAGGCCAGGAAATTATTAAAGTGGGAACCGCAGTTTACATTAGAAGAAGGCATTGAAAAGACGAAAAAGTGGATTAAATCAACTGATTTAATATGA
- a CDS encoding GNAT family N-acetyltransferase produces MKGLHRHRVDPLKEEHLTLIYKWQHTKEWEALLGVPKGFTREALTEWYRGIKDNPHYKFYRIGYKGKPVGLISFFDITPKHSRCYWAPFICDQKKSEVMNQMMVINALDKIFFKLHIHKVCAEILETNEPMVKFHEALGFQFEALYVDHIQDHGEYKNVVHMSLFKDQWGKVRNKILIDEA; encoded by the coding sequence ATGAAAGGCCTTCACCGTCATCGTGTGGACCCGTTAAAGGAAGAACATTTGACATTGATCTATAAGTGGCAACATACCAAAGAGTGGGAGGCTCTCCTAGGCGTCCCAAAAGGATTCACCAGGGAAGCCCTTACGGAGTGGTATAGGGGAATAAAAGATAACCCCCATTATAAGTTCTATAGGATTGGATATAAGGGGAAGCCTGTGGGACTCATTAGCTTTTTCGATATCACTCCTAAACATTCACGTTGTTACTGGGCCCCTTTTATTTGTGATCAAAAGAAATCCGAGGTCATGAATCAAATGATGGTGATAAACGCTCTCGATAAGATCTTTTTCAAACTTCACATCCATAAGGTATGCGCTGAAATTTTAGAAACGAATGAACCCATGGTGAAATTCCACGAAGCCTTGGGCTTTCAGTTCGAGGCGCTGTACGTGGATCATATCCAAGACCATGGAGAATACAAAAATGTCGTTCATATGTCGCTGTTTAAAGATCAATGGGGAAAAGTTAGAAATAAAATTTTAATAGACGAGGCCTAG
- a CDS encoding MerR family transcriptional regulator → MLLKVKEVSELAGVSIRALHYYDEICLLVPKKITDTGYRLYSYENLETLQLILFFKELGFSLNDINKMIWSPLFNSQQALIWQKEMLMNKCTRLHKLIDTINLTIQQGEGKTTLSPKEMFDGFPLDAKGIKKEGLKRWQGRKDQ, encoded by the coding sequence ATGCTGTTGAAAGTAAAGGAAGTGTCTGAGTTGGCGGGGGTTAGTATTCGAGCGCTTCATTATTATGACGAAATTTGCTTATTAGTGCCTAAAAAGATCACGGATACGGGGTATCGTCTTTATTCCTATGAAAACTTAGAAACCCTTCAGCTCATCTTATTTTTTAAAGAACTCGGTTTTTCTTTAAATGATATCAATAAGATGATTTGGAGTCCTTTATTCAATTCCCAACAAGCATTGATATGGCAAAAGGAAATGTTAATGAACAAATGTACGAGACTTCATAAATTAATCGACACGATCAATCTCACCATTCAGCAGGGGGAAGGGAAGACAACGCTAAGCCCGAAGGAAATGTTTGATGGCTTTCCTCTGGATGCCAAGGGCATTAAGAAAGAAGGCCTGAAACGCTGGCAAGGCCGTAAAGATCAATGA
- the pseG gene encoding UDP-2,4-diacetamido-2,4,6-trideoxy-beta-L-altropyranose hydrolase has product MRIFIRTDASHTIGAGHVMRCLSLAENLRDKGADITFLCRKLPGDLNEFIKHLGFDICLLTSSPSMNQNSQSPWLYSSWKQDALETIQMIRKGNIDWLIIDHYGLDRGWERAVRPYVKYVMVIDDLANRRHDCDLLLDQNLFKHPEKRYTDLVPPHAITFCGPQYLLLREEFKNINRTKTRDGYVRRILISFGGSDPTNETLKAVRAIQFINHPDIHVDVVIGSSNPHSASIEHQCKNTPNIKIHTDIHCLAELMMQADLSIGAGGSTTWERCFVSLPSITIEVSRNQSEILSYLSELGVIYHLGMSKHVNERKIAQAIQQLITSPAQVRTMVKASRNIMKDFKHGVVAQYIMEGMEV; this is encoded by the coding sequence ATGAGAATTTTTATAAGGACGGATGCTTCTCATACCATAGGGGCCGGTCATGTGATGAGATGTCTTTCTTTAGCAGAAAATTTGAGAGACAAGGGAGCCGATATCACGTTTCTTTGTCGCAAACTTCCGGGAGACCTCAACGAGTTCATCAAACATTTGGGTTTTGATATTTGCTTATTGACTTCTTCACCTTCCATGAATCAAAATTCTCAAAGTCCCTGGTTGTACAGCTCTTGGAAACAAGATGCTTTAGAGACAATTCAAATGATAAGGAAAGGGAACATTGATTGGTTGATCATCGATCATTATGGTCTCGACAGAGGGTGGGAGAGAGCTGTGAGACCTTACGTAAAATATGTAATGGTCATCGATGACTTAGCGAATCGGCGTCATGATTGTGACCTTTTATTAGACCAAAATTTATTTAAACATCCTGAAAAAAGATATACCGATCTTGTGCCCCCTCATGCCATCACGTTCTGCGGCCCCCAATACCTTCTCTTAAGAGAAGAATTTAAAAACATTAATCGCACGAAGACAAGAGATGGATATGTTCGGCGTATTTTGATTTCATTTGGAGGAAGTGATCCTACTAATGAAACCTTAAAAGCTGTGAGAGCGATCCAATTCATCAATCATCCAGATATTCACGTAGATGTGGTGATTGGAAGTTCCAACCCTCACTCTGCTTCCATTGAACATCAATGTAAAAACACACCGAATATTAAAATCCATACCGATATCCATTGCTTGGCGGAATTAATGATGCAGGCGGATCTATCCATCGGGGCCGGGGGCAGCACTACATGGGAACGATGTTTTGTTTCTTTACCATCCATCACGATTGAGGTTTCTCGTAATCAGTCGGAAATTCTATCCTATCTATCAGAATTAGGGGTCATTTACCACCTAGGCATGAGCAAGCACGTCAATGAAAGAAAAATAGCCCAAGCGATCCAACAGTTGATTACTTCTCCCGCTCAAGTAAGGACTATGGTCAAAGCGTCACGGAACATCATGAAAGATTTTAAACACGGGGTAGTGGCACAGTACATAATGGAGGGGATGGAAGTATGA
- the pseC gene encoding UDP-4-amino-4,6-dideoxy-N-acetyl-beta-L-altrosamine transaminase, with translation MTKDKLALYGGPPVRKSYLPYGKQWLDPDDIQAVMETLKSDWLTTGPRIDRFERAIARYVNTTYAVAFSSGTAALHAACFAAGIKPGDEVITSPLTFAASANCVLYVGGSPVFADVDLKTYNISPSSIRALINEKTRAIITVDFTGQPAEYEEILKIAKENNLIVIGDAAHALGAEYKGAMVGSLCDMTMFSFHPVKHITTGEGGVITTNNALYYEKLKLFRSHGITRDSDQLIDHPGDWYYEMQSLGYNYRITDIQASLGFSQLNKLDTFLKKRRDYADAYNQAFEKLEGTILPYQSKSTLSSWHLYILRLDLQKLSVDRALIYKALQRENIGVNVHYLPVYLHPYYQKLGYQKGICPQAEAIYHSIITLPLFPKMSQQDVEDVIHGVKKVISIMKK, from the coding sequence ATGACTAAAGATAAGCTCGCTTTATATGGGGGTCCGCCCGTTAGAAAATCGTATTTACCCTATGGAAAGCAATGGCTCGACCCTGACGATATTCAAGCCGTTATGGAGACCTTAAAGAGTGACTGGCTGACCACTGGACCTAGGATCGATCGTTTTGAAAGGGCTATTGCTCGTTATGTGAACACGACATACGCCGTAGCTTTTTCAAGTGGAACAGCTGCTTTGCATGCTGCCTGCTTTGCGGCAGGAATAAAACCAGGGGATGAAGTCATTACCAGCCCTTTAACATTCGCAGCTAGTGCCAACTGTGTCCTTTATGTAGGAGGCTCTCCGGTTTTTGCGGACGTCGATTTAAAAACGTATAATATTTCTCCCTCTTCGATTCGAGCTCTGATTAATGAAAAAACTAGGGCTATTATTACCGTGGATTTCACAGGACAACCTGCGGAATATGAGGAGATTTTAAAGATAGCCAAGGAGAACAATTTAATCGTTATTGGAGATGCGGCCCATGCGCTAGGCGCTGAGTATAAGGGGGCAATGGTCGGCTCTCTGTGCGATATGACGATGTTTAGCTTTCATCCGGTTAAGCACATCACCACAGGAGAGGGAGGCGTGATCACAACCAATAATGCTTTGTATTATGAAAAACTTAAGCTTTTTAGAAGCCACGGGATTACGCGTGACTCTGATCAGCTAATCGATCATCCCGGAGACTGGTACTACGAGATGCAATCCCTCGGGTACAATTACCGGATCACAGACATCCAGGCTTCCCTGGGATTCAGCCAACTCAATAAACTGGATACCTTTCTCAAAAAAAGAAGGGACTATGCGGATGCTTATAACCAAGCCTTTGAAAAATTGGAGGGCACGATCCTCCCTTATCAAAGTAAAAGCACTCTTTCTAGCTGGCATCTATACATCTTACGTCTCGATTTGCAAAAATTATCGGTGGATAGAGCCTTGATATATAAAGCATTACAAAGAGAAAACATTGGAGTGAATGTCCATTATTTGCCGGTATACCTACATCCTTACTATCAGAAGTTAGGGTATCAAAAGGGCATATGCCCCCAGGCAGAAGCTATCTATCATTCCATTATTACGCTTCCTTTATTTCCAAAGATGTCTCAACAAGATGTAGAAGATGTCATTCATGGAGTGAAGAAGGTCATTTCTATTATGAAAAAATGA